The genomic DNA GAGATCCTCCTCATCCTGGGACTCATGCTCTACCTAGGTGATCGCGTCAACCTGCGTATCTCGTTGCTCTTTTCGATTCTGATTTTTGGATCCCTGATGACGAGCTTTGTCAGGGCCTATGCAGATCACAGAGGTCTTGTCAGAGACCAGGAGGAGCTCATGAGGATGGGAGGGTTTCTTGAGAGAGCAGAACGTCTCATGCTCCTCTACGCATGCATAATCTCAGGGCTGTACAGCACGGATCTTCTCATATTCCTGTTAACGATCACAGCGCTGCTCGCAAACCTGACCGTGATCCAGAGGATCTTCCTGATTCTGAATTATGCGAGAAGAAGTTCAGGACGATGACCGGTCGGATCCGGTGCGACATTGAGACCCCCAGTTCCGCCAACACCGCTGCTCCCGGCACATTCAGTAACATTTTTAAGTCATAGAATATAACTAAAAAACACATGAGATGCCAAATGTGCGGTCGGGATCTTGAGGAGGACGATGTGTACATCCATGACGGAGAGACGCTCTGCGAGGACTGCTATATCGAGGCGAGCCACAGGATACGTGTGTGCGATCCATGGGGCGAGTACTCGGCAAGGACGTTCAGGAAGATGCATGGCCTCAAGGGCGATGAGGGTCTCACGGAGATCCAGAAGAGGCTGTACAATCTGGTGTGCTCAAGAAAGGTCACGCGTGAGGATCTCCAGGCGGAGCTGGGGCTGTCGCCACAGGAGCTGGAGAATGAGATCGCGATCCTGCGGCACTGCCAGCTCGTGAAGGGGAGGCGCGAGGGAGACAAGGTATACATAGTGCCCTGGGAATATACAGGTGGCGATGAAGCTCCCTCCGGTGAAGGCGCGCAGCGGATTTGATATCAAATGGCTCTGCCACAGATTCTTTGCTAATATATGCCTTGAAGAAAAGCGACGTGGCGAGCATCTCTCTTTTCTCAAAGATCACTGGTCCGAGAGGGAAGAAGAGCAGAGGAAGATCGATCTCGGGGAGAGAACCTCATTCGATATAGCCCTGCCCATACCTGCCCGAGACAGGGGTTTCGCTGAGACGTGTGAGGGCGTGGAGCTTTTCTGGGAGCTCTTCAAGTGCAGGAGATGCGGGCGATGCTGCTACACCCCAGGCGCGGGCCTGGTGCTGGAGAGGGGTGATATCAAGAGGATATCGGAGTTTCTGGGATCGAAGAAGCGTCTCAGATCGATGTGCAGGAAGGGCGAGGACGGGACATGGATACTGAAGCAGCCCTGTCCCTTCTACGACAGCAGTGAGGGCTGCAGAATTTACGAAGTCAGGCCGCTGACCTGCAGGCTCTATCCCCTCCATCCACCTCTGAAGGACATGCCGTTCAACCTCGCAGTTGACTCATTCTGCCCTGCGGCCAGGGATGTGGCGAAGAAGACACTTGGCTGGTGGGCGATCTGCGAGAAACACTGGGCCGAGATAGTAAAATCATCTCAGGAATGATGCTCAGGAATGTACATCTCCCAGAGCAGCTCCACACCATCATATATCTTGGCGAAACCGCAGCTCAGCCTGGAACTCTCGCGATCCCCTGCCGCATGCAACAGCTGCTGCGTCTCGGTGTGCAGTGGAGATACATCAGATCATGCCGGCAGCGCGCATGTGGTCGATTATCTCAGCAAACCCCTCTCCAAATGCTCGATCTGCAACATACCTGGCCGCAGATTTGACTGAAGGGTGTGCATTCCCAACAGCCGCCGGAAATCCAGAGATCTCCATCATCGGTATGTCGCTTGGGCTGTCGCCGATGGCCGCAATGCGTTTCGTTGGAATCCCCAGCCTCTCGGAGATCCTCCGGAGACCCGTGCCCTTTGTTATACCCCTGTTCTTTATGTGAATGGCAAAACCAGTATCAACAAGATCCACAGGGAGGTTAAGGGATTCGAGATACCTGGAGGCCGCATCTACATCAAACCCACGGATCAGCACGAGATCTGTGAGGCGGTATCTGGAATCGAACTTTTTGATGTTGAACTTCTCCTTGAGATGCTTATACGCCTCATCGCACAATTTTCTGTCGCCGACGACCTCTATTCTGTCATCCGATGAGATGACCCCGCCGTTCTCTGCGACGAAGTGTCTCACTCCGAAGAGCACCGCCGCGGCTCTCGTGAAGCAGTGGGTGTTGCCTGTCACGAGGATCACAGGCACCTCGAGCTCCCTGATCACGCTCACGGAGACAGGGCTGAGAACTCTGCTCGCGTCTGTGAGCGTACCGTCGATGTCGACGGCCACAGCCTCAATCAATCCCTGAGACCCTCCATCGTCACGGAGAAGACCGCCTCGCCGTCTGGCATGCTTGGGGAGTCTACGAGCCTGGCTATCCGCTTGTCGCCCTTCGACTTTCTCAGATACACCCTGAACGTCGCAGTGTGGCCTAGGACGTGCCCTCCAACAGGCTTTGTAGGGTCTCCAAAGAAGGTGTCGGGCTTCGCCATCACCTGGTTCGTGACGAGTATCAGCGCGTTGTTCAGATCCGCGAATCTCATGAGATCGTGGAGATGCTTGTTGAGCTTCTGCTGCCTGTCGGCCAGGGTTCCGCGGCCGACGTACTCGGCCCTGAAATGCGCAGTCACAGAATCGACTATCAGGAGCCTCACAGGGTGTTCGGTCTCCCTGAGGCTTTCTGCAAGCTCCATGGCGCTCTCAGCCAGCAGGATCTGGTGGTTCGAGTTGTAGGCCCTGGCGACATGTATGTTCTTCAGAAAATCCTCAGGCCGCCACTCCCGGTCATCTATCGCCCTGAGCCCCATGACCATCTGCGATATCCTCTCGGGCCTGAATGTGTTCTCTGTGTCTATGATGATCGCCGAACCGTTCAGGCCGCCGAGCTCCGGCGGAAGCTGTACGTTCACCGCAAGCTGATGTGCCACCTGTGTCTTGCCGGAGCCGAACTCGCCGTAGAGCTCCACTATCGCCTGCGTCTCCATGCCGCCGCCGAGCAGCTCGTCGAAGTTCCTGCTGCCTGTGGTTATCTTGCCGACGAGCTTCCTGCGCTCGAGAACTTGGTCTCCGGTCTCGAACCCTCCGATATCTGCGGCCTCCCTCGCTGCAGCGATTATCTTCGCAGCGGTGGCCTCGCCAACCTCGGCCGCTGCCACGAGCTCCCCGGGGGAGGCGACTGCTACTGCCTCAATTGTTGTGAAACCCGCCTCCCTCAGCTTCTCCGCGGTGGCAGGCCCAACACCGGGCAAATCCTCCAATAGCTTCATCCGAAACCCATACTCCTTATGAATATAACACGTTTATCCAGGCGGCGCGAAAGTGATCCTGCTCCTCCAGCCGCAGCTGACCTCCAGCTCGCCGTTCCAGCCGTTCTTCACCTGTCCGCCCATGATCTCGACCCTGCAGCCGAGATCCGCATTCTCCAGCAGCCGGTAAAGATCCCCCCAGAGAGAGACCCTCACACGTCCTGTCTCGTCTGTGACGTTTATGCTCGTGACATATCCTTTTGTGCCATCGTCCCTCTGAAACTCCCTTAGCTCACCGATCCCTGTGAGATACCCAGCTATATTGCAGATCTCCCCCACCCTGAGATCCGCGATGGGCGTGAAGCGCTCGGAGTACTTGATCTCAGAGGAACTC from Methanothrix thermoacetophila PT includes the following:
- a CDS encoding CDP-alcohol phosphatidyltransferase family protein, coding for MLRSRLVRRERTDVLLKPFARLRLHPIAWSLLSLPFAFAGMLLLGRGELIPGLLMFLASGAMDVIDGAVARATSTVTLLGAYVDGVLDRYVEILLILGLMLYLGDRVNLRISLLFSILIFGSLMTSFVRAYADHRGLVRDQEELMRMGGFLERAERLMLLYACIISGLYSTDLLIFLLTITALLANLTVIQRIFLILNYARRSSGR
- a CDS encoding LIM domain-containing protein is translated as MRCQMCGRDLEEDDVYIHDGETLCEDCYIEASHRIRVCDPWGEYSARTFRKMHGLKGDEGLTEIQKRLYNLVCSRKVTREDLQAELGLSPQELENEIAILRHCQLVKGRREGDKVYIVPWEYTGGDEAPSGEGAQRI
- a CDS encoding YkgJ family cysteine cluster protein — encoded protein: MKLPPVKARSGFDIKWLCHRFFANICLEEKRRGEHLSFLKDHWSEREEEQRKIDLGERTSFDIALPIPARDRGFAETCEGVELFWELFKCRRCGRCCYTPGAGLVLERGDIKRISEFLGSKKRLRSMCRKGEDGTWILKQPCPFYDSSEGCRIYEVRPLTCRLYPLHPPLKDMPFNLAVDSFCPAARDVAKKTLGWWAICEKHWAEIVKSSQE
- a CDS encoding phosphoglycolate phosphatase — its product is MIEAVAVDIDGTLTDASRVLSPVSVSVIRELEVPVILVTGNTHCFTRAAAVLFGVRHFVAENGGVISSDDRIEVVGDRKLCDEAYKHLKEKFNIKKFDSRYRLTDLVLIRGFDVDAASRYLESLNLPVDLVDTGFAIHIKNRGITKGTGLRRISERLGIPTKRIAAIGDSPSDIPMMEISGFPAAVGNAHPSVKSAARYVADRAFGEGFAEIIDHMRAAGMI
- the radA gene encoding DNA repair and recombination protein RadA; translated protein: MKLLEDLPGVGPATAEKLREAGFTTIEAVAVASPGELVAAAEVGEATAAKIIAAAREAADIGGFETGDQVLERRKLVGKITTGSRNFDELLGGGMETQAIVELYGEFGSGKTQVAHQLAVNVQLPPELGGLNGSAIIIDTENTFRPERISQMVMGLRAIDDREWRPEDFLKNIHVARAYNSNHQILLAESAMELAESLRETEHPVRLLIVDSVTAHFRAEYVGRGTLADRQQKLNKHLHDLMRFADLNNALILVTNQVMAKPDTFFGDPTKPVGGHVLGHTATFRVYLRKSKGDKRIARLVDSPSMPDGEAVFSVTMEGLRD